One Nostoc sp. UHCC 0302 DNA window includes the following coding sequences:
- a CDS encoding trehalase family glycosidase: MTAKSPTDSSSTLTTAQIDAVRSHIKRTWKTLTRSHEQLVQSAKDAKLAHKADAAWIVYISPQEDCPNVQSVLERSLSTKDMQRIEIRTLPSEAEAIKDEDHGLLYLPGAYVVPGGRFNEMYGWDSYFILLGLLRDEEWDLAKSQVDQLLYQVQHYGTILNSNRTYMLSRSQPPVLSMMVLAFFQHTKDEEWLRATIPLLEQFYYYWVVPPHLNPATGLSRFYAFGEGPAPEVLFSEQDEQGRSHYDRVKEYYQTHEIDDYDVSLYYDRENDELTNLFYKGDRTMRESGFDITNRFGPFSVDILHYAPVCLNSLLYQMELDLAQINDILGNEESVEQWRERADIRRDRINQYLWDEEKGLYLDYNFQNGERRRYEFATTFYPLWMGLATETQARRVVENLSIFEAPGGIFTSTHVTGNQWDAPFGWAPLTLIAVQGLYRYGYHAEGDRIAHKFLAMVVKEFQRHKTLVEKYDVERCSANVSDEISFGYSSNEVGFGWTNGAVLELLAALNL; encoded by the coding sequence ATGACTGCTAAATCTCCCACGGACAGTTCTTCGACACTCACTACTGCACAAATTGACGCGGTACGGAGCCATATTAAACGAACATGGAAAACGTTAACGCGATCGCACGAACAGCTAGTACAATCTGCAAAGGATGCCAAACTAGCGCATAAGGCAGATGCTGCTTGGATTGTCTACATTTCGCCCCAAGAAGACTGTCCCAATGTTCAGTCAGTGTTAGAGCGATCGCTTTCTACCAAGGATATGCAACGGATTGAAATTCGCACTTTGCCAAGTGAAGCCGAAGCAATTAAGGATGAAGATCATGGGTTGCTATATCTGCCAGGGGCTTATGTGGTTCCCGGTGGTCGCTTTAACGAAATGTATGGTTGGGACAGCTACTTTATCTTGCTGGGACTGTTGCGAGATGAAGAATGGGATTTGGCGAAAAGCCAAGTCGATCAGCTGCTCTACCAAGTGCAGCATTACGGCACTATCCTCAATTCCAACCGGACTTATATGCTGTCGCGATCGCAGCCGCCTGTTCTCAGTATGATGGTTCTGGCATTCTTCCAGCACACCAAAGATGAAGAGTGGTTGCGGGCAACGATACCGCTATTAGAGCAGTTTTACTACTACTGGGTAGTACCGCCTCACTTAAATCCGGCTACAGGATTGTCCCGATTCTATGCTTTTGGGGAAGGCCCTGCGCCAGAGGTCTTGTTTTCTGAACAGGATGAGCAGGGAAGAAGCCATTATGATCGCGTCAAGGAGTACTACCAAACCCATGAAATTGACGATTATGATGTCAGTCTTTACTACGACCGCGAAAATGACGAGCTGACTAATCTTTTTTACAAAGGCGATCGCACTATGCGGGAGTCCGGCTTTGATATCACCAACCGATTTGGCCCTTTCAGTGTTGATATCCTCCACTACGCTCCTGTGTGTCTGAATAGTCTGCTATATCAGATGGAACTCGACCTAGCACAAATTAACGATATCTTGGGGAACGAAGAATCGGTAGAGCAATGGCGTGAACGCGCAGATATACGACGCGATCGCATTAATCAGTACCTTTGGGATGAAGAAAAGGGGCTTTATTTAGACTATAACTTCCAGAACGGTGAACGCCGCCGCTACGAATTTGCCACCACTTTTTATCCCTTGTGGATGGGACTTGCCACGGAAACGCAAGCCCGACGGGTCGTTGAAAATCTCTCAATATTTGAAGCACCAGGAGGAATTTTCACCAGTACTCACGTCACAGGTAACCAGTGGGACGCCCCCTTCGGCTGGGCCCCTCTGACCTTGATTGCCGTGCAGGGGCTTTACCGCTATGGGTATCATGCAGAAGGCGATCGGATTGCCCACAAGTTCCTGGCTATGGTGGTTAAAGAATTCCAGCGTCATAAAACCCTAGTTGAGAAATACGATGTTGAACGCTGTTCTGCCAACGTCTCTGACGAAATCTCCTTTGGCTACAGTTCCAATGAAGTCGGCTTCGGCTGGACTAATGGAGCAGTTCTGGAACTCCTGGCAGCATTAAATTTATAG
- the treY gene encoding malto-oligosyltrehalose synthase: MRIPTATYRIQFTPQFGFENAKAIAAYLADLGISDFYASPIFKARIGSTHGYDVVDATQLNPELGTTESFEALVSELQALGIGWLQDIVPNHMAYSSENPYLVDVLEHGPDSSYTDYFDICWNSPFANREERILAPLLGDFYGESLEKGDIQLQYEQSGLTVNYYSLKLPLRLESYTKFITSNLGKLTRTLGRNHPDFIKLLGILYIIKNVPSEVAGKQRQDQSAFIKGLVWELYSTNDSIREFIDENIKTFNGEPGNSDSFNLLDDLLKDQFFRLAFWKVGAEEMNYRRFFTVNELISVKVEELRVFNNTHSLIQKLVEEGKFTGLRIDHIDGLYNPTQYLERLREKTGGVYITVEKILEVTEDLPEYWEIQGTSGYDFLNYVNGIFCQTENQLAIDRIYQNFIGTRVDYQSLVKDKKQLILDKNLAGDLDNLSVLLKNISSKYRYGNDFTLNGIKRALAEVLTLFPIYRTYITPDGITDGDRACIQEVIRQAKEQAPRLQHELNFIEKVMVLEFDNSLTQTEREQWIYFVLRMQQYSGPLMAKGVEDTTLYVYNRLLSLNEVGGNPGHFGISVADFHTFNQKHQASWPHTMNATATHDTKRGEDVRARLNVLSEIPEEWDEQVNTWSAINRGHRNDRQGFAIPDRNDEYFLYQTLVGAFPFAEHEQSSFVERVKDYIIKAIREAKVHTAWLRPDSEYEEACISFIEKVLNPDLSKQFLETFRPFQQKIADYGIFNSLSQTLLKAIAPGVPDFYQGTELWELSLVDPDNRRPVDFEQRRGYLSTIREQIKTDILGLIKELLAHKTDGRIKLFLTAQVLKARADYLSLFRDGEYLPLEIQGTHANHIIAFARRFENQTAIAIAPRFLTSLIQPGENPLGDLVWQDTHLQLPTGNSFTWNNVLTQQPLQAKETLPISAALAHFPVALLVSTAE, translated from the coding sequence ATGCGAATTCCCACCGCAACTTATCGAATTCAGTTTACACCTCAGTTTGGCTTTGAAAACGCGAAAGCGATCGCAGCTTATTTAGCAGATTTAGGTATCTCCGATTTTTATGCCTCGCCGATTTTTAAAGCACGAATTGGTAGTACACATGGCTACGATGTGGTGGATGCCACTCAACTAAATCCCGAACTTGGAACTACCGAATCGTTTGAGGCATTAGTCAGCGAACTCCAAGCTTTGGGTATCGGTTGGTTGCAAGATATTGTGCCGAACCACATGGCTTATAGCAGCGAAAATCCCTATTTAGTGGACGTATTGGAACACGGGCCAGATTCTAGTTATACCGACTACTTTGATATTTGTTGGAATTCTCCGTTTGCAAATCGTGAAGAGCGAATCTTAGCTCCGCTTTTGGGAGATTTCTACGGTGAATCTCTGGAAAAGGGAGACATTCAACTACAATACGAACAAAGCGGTTTAACTGTGAATTATTACAGCTTAAAACTGCCGCTGCGGTTGGAATCTTACACAAAATTTATCACCTCAAATCTGGGCAAACTAACGCGGACATTAGGACGTAATCATCCCGATTTTATTAAACTATTAGGGATTCTCTACATTATTAAAAACGTTCCTTCAGAGGTGGCTGGAAAACAGCGACAAGACCAAAGTGCATTTATAAAAGGATTGGTCTGGGAACTCTACAGTACAAATGATTCTATCCGCGAATTCATCGACGAAAATATCAAAACTTTCAATGGAGAACCAGGTAACTCAGATAGCTTTAACCTGCTAGATGATTTACTCAAAGACCAGTTTTTCCGTCTTGCCTTTTGGAAGGTCGGGGCAGAGGAAATGAACTACCGCCGTTTCTTTACTGTTAATGAGCTAATTTCAGTTAAAGTTGAAGAATTGCGCGTGTTTAACAACACTCATAGCTTAATTCAAAAGCTTGTTGAAGAAGGCAAATTTACTGGCTTACGAATTGACCATATTGATGGACTTTATAATCCAACCCAATATTTAGAACGTCTGCGCGAAAAGACTGGGGGTGTTTATATAACGGTAGAGAAAATTTTAGAGGTTACCGAAGATTTACCGGAATATTGGGAAATTCAAGGGACATCTGGATATGACTTTTTAAATTATGTAAATGGCATATTTTGCCAAACAGAAAATCAATTAGCCATTGATAGAATTTACCAGAACTTTATCGGTACGAGAGTAGATTATCAATCGCTGGTGAAGGATAAAAAGCAGTTGATTCTAGATAAGAATTTGGCAGGTGACCTTGATAATCTGTCTGTCTTATTAAAGAATATTTCCAGCAAATATCGGTACGGCAATGACTTTACATTGAATGGTATTAAACGGGCGCTGGCAGAAGTTCTCACCCTGTTTCCTATTTACCGTACCTATATTACACCCGATGGAATTACAGATGGCGATCGCGCTTGCATTCAAGAAGTAATTCGTCAAGCCAAAGAACAAGCCCCCCGCTTGCAGCATGAACTGAACTTTATTGAAAAGGTAATGGTACTGGAGTTTGATAACTCTCTGACTCAAACAGAACGCGAGCAATGGATATATTTTGTATTGCGGATGCAGCAATACAGCGGGCCGTTGATGGCAAAAGGTGTAGAAGACACCACCCTATATGTTTACAACCGCTTGCTGTCGCTCAATGAAGTGGGAGGTAATCCCGGTCATTTTGGCATTTCTGTAGCCGACTTCCATACCTTTAACCAAAAGCACCAAGCAAGCTGGCCGCATACGATGAACGCTACAGCGACTCACGACACCAAGCGCGGTGAAGATGTGAGAGCAAGGTTAAATGTGTTGTCAGAAATTCCAGAAGAATGGGATGAGCAAGTAAACACTTGGAGCGCAATTAATCGCGGACATCGCAACGACCGCCAAGGATTTGCTATACCTGATCGCAACGATGAATATTTTTTATATCAAACGCTGGTAGGAGCCTTTCCTTTTGCCGAACACGAACAATCATCCTTTGTAGAACGCGTTAAGGACTACATAATTAAGGCAATTCGGGAAGCCAAAGTCCATACTGCATGGTTGCGACCTGATAGCGAGTACGAAGAGGCGTGTATCTCTTTTATCGAGAAAGTACTTAACCCGGACTTATCCAAACAATTTCTCGAAACCTTTCGACCCTTTCAGCAGAAGATTGCAGACTATGGGATATTTAATTCCCTTTCCCAGACTTTACTAAAAGCCATTGCACCCGGCGTACCCGACTTCTACCAGGGAACAGAACTCTGGGAACTGAGTTTAGTTGATCCAGATAACCGTCGTCCTGTGGACTTTGAACAGCGACGTGGTTATTTAAGCACCATTCGGGAGCAGATCAAGACAGATATTTTAGGATTAATTAAAGAGTTGCTGGCGCACAAAACGGACGGCAGAATTAAACTGTTTTTAACGGCTCAAGTACTCAAAGCCAGAGCAGATTATCTGTCATTATTCCGGGATGGCGAGTATCTGCCCTTGGAAATTCAAGGAACCCATGCCAATCACATCATCGCCTTTGCGCGACGGTTCGAGAATCAAACAGCGATCGCGATCGCGCCTCGCTTTTTAACTAGTCTTATCCAGCCTGGAGAAAATCCGCTAGGTGATTTGGTGTGGCAAGATACCCACTTACAATTACCCACCGGAAATTCTTTCACCTGGAACAACGTCTTAACTCAGCAACCATTACAAGCCAAAGAAACACTACCAATCAGCGCCGCCCTCGCGCATTTTCCAGTGGCCTTATTGGTTAGTACTGCTGAGTAG
- the treZ gene encoding malto-oligosyltrehalose trehalohydrolase translates to MRIGANYLGNGECEFTVWSPLLDSVAVQVLTPEPQVIPLKPQAEGYWQTKVNDVYPGTLYKYVVNEQDAFADPASQYQPEGVHGPSQIIDQQFEWTDEAWTGVPLESMILYELHVGTFTPEGTFTAIIPRLQDLKELGINAIEIMPIAQFPGDTHIEPSLAYRNWGYDGVYSYAVQNSYGSPADLKQLVNACHQHGISVVLDVVYNHFGPEGNYMGQFAPYFTKTYKTPWGNAMNFDDALSQGVRNYFIENALYWLREFHIDALRLDAIQAIYDLGAKHFLWELAEAVHNFSQGQQGQKWKRHLIAESDLNNPQIIRPAELGGYGLDAQWSDDFHHSLHALLTGDRLGYYQDFGQCANLAKAYEDTFVYDWKYAPHRKRYHGISCRDRPLSQFVVCIQNHDQIGNQMKGERLTERLSFEGLKLAAGAVLLSPNLPLLFMGEEYGETAPFIYFVSHSDPDLIQAVRAGRKQEFEAFHYADDPPDPESAETFLRSKLNWELRNQGQHKILLDWYRQLINLRQTHPVLLNKDRNFIQASSDEDKQLVFVRRWNESSELIFVLNFNSSPVTTALPIQRNAQKQLDSADKSWSGPGSEAPEHLTTGQEIKLQPTSVVLYEVK, encoded by the coding sequence GTGAGAATTGGTGCTAACTACTTGGGTAACGGAGAGTGCGAGTTTACAGTTTGGTCTCCGCTATTAGATAGCGTTGCGGTGCAGGTTTTGACGCCAGAACCGCAAGTAATTCCGCTGAAACCTCAAGCAGAGGGATACTGGCAGACGAAAGTAAATGATGTCTATCCTGGTACGCTTTATAAGTATGTAGTGAATGAGCAAGATGCCTTTGCTGATCCGGCATCGCAGTATCAACCCGAAGGAGTTCATGGCCCATCTCAAATTATCGATCAACAGTTTGAGTGGACAGATGAAGCCTGGACTGGCGTTCCTTTGGAGTCGATGATTTTATATGAACTCCACGTTGGCACATTCACCCCTGAAGGAACATTCACAGCAATCATTCCCCGCCTGCAAGACTTAAAAGAACTGGGGATTAACGCGATTGAAATCATGCCCATTGCCCAGTTTCCTGGAGATACTCATATTGAGCCGTCTTTGGCATACCGTAACTGGGGTTATGACGGGGTTTACTCTTATGCTGTGCAAAATTCCTACGGTAGTCCAGCTGATCTCAAGCAACTAGTAAATGCCTGTCATCAACACGGTATTTCTGTAGTGCTGGATGTAGTCTACAACCACTTTGGCCCAGAAGGTAACTACATGGGTCAGTTCGCGCCCTACTTTACTAAAACCTATAAGACGCCGTGGGGCAACGCGATGAATTTCGATGATGCCTTGAGCCAAGGTGTGCGGAATTATTTCATCGAAAATGCACTTTACTGGTTGCGGGAATTCCACATTGATGCATTGCGGCTTGATGCGATTCAGGCAATTTATGACCTGGGAGCCAAACACTTTTTGTGGGAACTGGCTGAAGCAGTTCATAACTTCTCGCAAGGGCAACAAGGGCAAAAATGGAAACGTCACTTAATTGCTGAAAGTGACTTAAATAATCCGCAAATAATTCGTCCAGCAGAACTGGGTGGATATGGTCTTGATGCTCAGTGGAGTGATGATTTTCACCATAGTTTGCACGCACTTTTAACAGGCGATCGCTTAGGATATTATCAAGATTTTGGGCAATGTGCCAACTTGGCAAAAGCTTACGAAGATACTTTTGTCTATGATTGGAAATACGCTCCCCATCGCAAGCGATATCATGGCATATCTTGTCGCGATCGCCCTTTATCACAATTCGTGGTATGCATTCAGAACCACGATCAAATCGGCAATCAAATGAAAGGAGAACGCCTGACTGAGCGTCTTTCTTTTGAGGGATTAAAATTAGCAGCCGGGGCTGTCTTGCTGTCACCAAATCTCCCGCTGTTATTCATGGGCGAAGAATACGGAGAAACTGCACCCTTTATTTACTTTGTCAGTCACTCCGATCCTGATTTAATTCAAGCGGTTCGCGCCGGACGTAAACAAGAATTTGAAGCGTTTCACTATGCAGATGATCCACCAGACCCAGAATCAGCAGAAACCTTTTTGCGTTCTAAACTCAATTGGGAATTACGCAACCAGGGACAGCACAAAATATTACTAGATTGGTATCGCCAATTAATTAATTTACGCCAGACACATCCAGTACTTCTCAACAAAGACCGTAACTTCATTCAAGCTAGCAGCGATGAAGATAAGCAGTTAGTTTTTGTGCGTCGTTGGAACGAATCAAGTGAATTGATATTTGTGCTAAATTTTAATTCGTCTCCAGTCACAACTGCCCTGCCGATTCAACGCAATGCTCAAAAACAATTAGACTCCGCAGATAAATCATGGTCTGGGCCTGGTTCTGAAGCACCTGAACATTTAACTACAGGGCAAGAAATAAAATTGCAACCCACTAGTGTGGTGTTGTATGAAGTTAAATGA
- a CDS encoding DCC1-like thiol-disulfide oxidoreductase family protein — protein sequence MNYYVIYDGNCNLCVTLVQLLETLDQGKLFRYAPMQDEQTLSQWGITAQDCEQGMILIDGNQPQRRWQGSNAAEEIGRLLPLGSIFVDAYRALPGIKWAGDRFYEQIRDNRYTIFGKRSSTYESSYCVDGNCKINN from the coding sequence ATGAATTATTATGTGATTTACGATGGCAATTGTAATCTCTGCGTTACCTTAGTGCAGTTATTAGAAACCTTAGACCAAGGAAAACTGTTTCGCTATGCTCCTATGCAAGATGAGCAGACACTTTCTCAGTGGGGAATTACTGCTCAAGATTGCGAACAGGGTATGATTTTAATCGATGGCAATCAACCGCAAAGACGTTGGCAAGGCAGTAACGCAGCTGAAGAGATTGGGCGGTTATTACCTTTGGGAAGTATATTTGTAGATGCTTATCGGGCATTGCCTGGAATTAAATGGGCAGGCGATCGCTTTTACGAACAAATCCGCGATAATCGTTACACCATCTTTGGTAAGCGTTCTAGTACTTATGAATCTTCATACTGCGTGGATGGTAACTGCAAAATAAATAACTAA
- a CDS encoding AraC family transcriptional regulator, which translates to MPEEKILTVDFAHQDACSEILPRSPLLSSYHASWKGFRLDHHQQPAHETPEHSSQQHIIAISLQNNVTKAERVLDGRFQYENIINGDVAVIPANTHHISRWQSEGKFLLITLEPAFFTRAILESGDFQDVDLIPHFARPDLLIQQIGLALKSELESDGMGSLIYIESLATTLCIHLLRHYCAFSETSAKLSKDKGLSRTKLRQAISYIHENLEKELSLVEIADVVGMSMYHFSRLFKQSIGFAPHQYVLNCRIEKAKKLLSRTEITIEQICQQVGFHNQSHFTNVFRKLIGITPKAYREKVSQ; encoded by the coding sequence ATGCCAGAAGAGAAAATCTTAACTGTTGATTTTGCTCATCAAGATGCTTGTTCAGAAATACTGCCGCGATCGCCGCTGCTTTCTAGTTACCATGCATCTTGGAAAGGTTTTCGCTTAGATCATCATCAACAACCTGCTCATGAAACTCCCGAACACTCCAGCCAACAGCATATTATCGCCATTAGCCTCCAAAATAATGTAACAAAAGCAGAGCGGGTACTAGACGGACGCTTCCAGTATGAGAATATCATCAATGGTGATGTTGCAGTTATTCCCGCCAATACTCATCACATATCGCGCTGGCAGTCAGAAGGTAAATTTCTACTTATTACTCTAGAACCAGCTTTTTTCACTCGTGCTATCTTGGAGTCAGGAGATTTTCAAGATGTTGACTTGATACCACACTTTGCTAGACCCGATCTTCTAATTCAACAAATTGGTTTGGCACTTAAGTCAGAATTAGAATCTGATGGTATGGGTAGTCTAATTTATATCGAATCTCTAGCAACTACACTTTGCATTCACTTGCTCAGACACTATTGTGCATTTAGTGAAACAAGTGCAAAACTTTCTAAAGATAAGGGTCTTTCGCGAACAAAGCTACGGCAAGCAATCTCATATATTCACGAGAACTTAGAGAAGGAATTATCATTAGTTGAAATTGCGGATGTCGTCGGCATGAGTATGTATCATTTTTCGCGTTTGTTCAAACAGTCAATCGGTTTTGCACCTCATCAATATGTGCTGAATTGTAGAATTGAAAAAGCAAAAAAGCTATTATCTCGGACTGAAATCACAATAGAGCAAATCTGCCAGCAAGTGGGATTTCACAATCAGAGTCATTTTACAAATGTCTTTCGCAAATTAATAGGTATAACGCCCAAAGCCTACAGAGAAAAAGTCAGCCAGTAA
- a CDS encoding Uma2 family endonuclease: MTYTSSKLLTFEEFIAQYGDNTRYELIDGELRDMEPTGPHEAVAGSIAGKIYVEIFNSNFNWLIPKNCLIKPPAAEATALRPDVIVLDKSELNKEPLWQKEPIICNGSTIKLVAEVVSNNWQDDYARKVEEYAFLNISEYWIVDFRGLGGLQFIGNPKQPTFTVCQLVNGVYQQKQYRLGDTISSYLLPNLQLKLDDIMYQ, encoded by the coding sequence ATGACCTACACCTCTTCTAAACTACTTACCTTCGAGGAATTCATAGCCCAATATGGTGACAACACACGCTACGAACTAATCGACGGAGAACTAAGGGATATGGAACCTACAGGCCCCCATGAAGCTGTTGCAGGTAGTATCGCTGGTAAAATCTATGTCGAAATTTTTAATTCTAATTTCAACTGGCTAATTCCAAAAAATTGTCTGATAAAACCTCCTGCTGCTGAAGCCACAGCGTTGCGTCCTGACGTAATTGTTTTAGATAAATCAGAACTTAATAAAGAACCACTTTGGCAAAAAGAACCTATTATTTGTAACGGCAGTACAATTAAGCTTGTTGCTGAAGTTGTCAGTAATAATTGGCAAGATGATTATGCAAGAAAAGTTGAAGAATATGCTTTTCTTAATATTTCAGAATATTGGATTGTGGACTTTCGCGGCTTGGGTGGTTTGCAATTTATCGGCAATCCCAAACAACCTACCTTCACTGTTTGTCAGCTAGTTAACGGTGTATACCAGCAGAAACAATATCGCTTAGGAGATACTATTTCCTCTTATCTCTTACCAAATTTACAGCTTAAGCTCGACGACATTATGTATCAGTAG
- a CDS encoding aldo/keto reductase: MRYKLLGKSGLRVSELSLGTMTFGEDWGWGASVDESRKIFDTFVEAGGNFIDTANGYTDGSSEKIVGEFIAKERERFVVATKYSFPLRMNEHKSDPNASGNHRKNLIQSLEGSLKRLNTDYIDLFWLHAWDFTTPVEEVLRSLDDVVRQGKVLYIGISDTPAWIIAQANTIAHYQGWTQFVALQIEYSLIQRTPERDLLPLAKAFDLAVTPWSPLGGGVLTGKYNKPPQAGAEQARLANAAAGTISERSLAIAEVVSQVAAEIGHSPSQVALAWLRAQSSVIIPIVGARKLSQFQDNLASLDLTLSPEHLQRLDEVSRIELGFPHDFLANDTIRDRLFGGTFSTIDNHRI, encoded by the coding sequence ATGAGATACAAACTCTTGGGCAAAAGCGGGTTAAGAGTCTCTGAACTCTCTTTGGGAACCATGACCTTTGGTGAAGACTGGGGTTGGGGTGCATCTGTTGACGAAAGCCGTAAAATCTTTGACACGTTTGTGGAAGCGGGGGGCAATTTCATTGATACTGCCAACGGTTACACCGATGGGAGCAGTGAAAAAATTGTCGGTGAGTTCATTGCTAAAGAACGAGAACGTTTTGTAGTTGCTACTAAATATTCTTTTCCCTTACGGATGAATGAGCATAAGAGCGACCCTAATGCTAGTGGTAATCATCGCAAGAACTTGATTCAATCGTTAGAAGGTAGCCTGAAACGTTTGAATACCGACTATATTGATTTATTCTGGTTGCACGCTTGGGATTTCACCACACCAGTAGAAGAAGTGTTGCGATCGCTTGATGATGTAGTACGTCAAGGTAAAGTACTCTATATTGGCATTTCTGATACACCTGCGTGGATTATTGCCCAAGCCAATACCATCGCCCATTATCAAGGATGGACGCAGTTTGTAGCGCTGCAAATAGAGTATAGTTTAATTCAACGAACACCAGAACGAGATTTACTGCCATTGGCAAAAGCCTTTGATTTAGCAGTGACGCCGTGGTCACCCTTGGGTGGTGGTGTCCTAACAGGTAAGTATAATAAGCCTCCGCAAGCAGGCGCGGAACAGGCGCGATTAGCAAATGCAGCCGCAGGAACTATTTCAGAACGCAGTTTAGCAATTGCTGAGGTAGTCAGCCAAGTTGCAGCAGAAATTGGTCATTCACCCTCACAGGTAGCACTAGCTTGGTTACGCGCTCAAAGTAGCGTGATTATCCCGATTGTTGGGGCGCGTAAGCTGAGTCAGTTTCAAGATAATTTAGCTTCTCTTGATCTCACCCTTTCCCCAGAACATCTGCAACGCTTGGATGAAGTCAGCCGAATTGAACTAGGTTTTCCCCATGACTTCTTGGCAAACGATACGATTCGCGATCGCCTTTTTGGTGGCACATTTAGCACAATCGACAACCACCGCATTTAA
- the dps gene encoding DNA starvation/stationary phase protection protein Dps, translating into MSDNTLASRLYPTRIDIPAEARVQIVVLLNKTLAATLDLQTQTKQAHWNVKGTDFYQLHELFDEIATELEEYIDMVAERVTALGGYALGTARAAASNSILPEYPFDILDGKDHVTALADRFAPYAKHLREAIAKTDELGDLDTADLYTEISRTIDKRLWFLEAHLQVAEIKAENGAAGATKTQKTTAAVR; encoded by the coding sequence ATGAGCGACAACACCCTAGCATCACGTCTTTACCCTACCCGCATTGACATCCCAGCCGAAGCGCGGGTGCAAATCGTGGTACTTCTCAACAAAACCTTAGCTGCTACTTTGGATCTGCAAACTCAGACAAAGCAAGCGCATTGGAACGTTAAAGGAACTGACTTCTATCAGTTGCACGAATTATTTGATGAAATTGCTACTGAATTAGAAGAGTACATCGATATGGTAGCCGAACGCGTCACCGCTTTAGGTGGATACGCTTTAGGAACAGCTCGTGCTGCTGCTAGCAATTCAATTTTACCAGAGTATCCCTTTGATATTTTGGATGGCAAAGATCATGTAACAGCTTTGGCAGATCGTTTTGCACCCTATGCTAAACATCTTAGAGAAGCGATCGCTAAAACTGATGAATTAGGCGACCTCGATACCGCTGACCTTTACACTGAAATTTCTCGCACCATTGATAAGCGACTCTGGTTCTTAGAGGCTCATTTGCAAGTTGCCGAAATTAAAGCAGAGAATGGTGCAGCGGGTGCTACTAAAACTCAAAAGACAACTGCTGCTGTAAGATAA
- a CDS encoding pirin family protein, translating into MSQNTITHLIHDRNARGHAQFGWLDSYHTFSFGSFYDPDRMGFRSLRVINDDRIAPGAGFPTHSHRDMEILTYVLEGAVEHKDSLGTGSVIRPGDAQIMSAGTGISHSEFNPSPTEPLHLLQIWILPNQEGLTPRYEQKHFPLEEKRGKLRLIAAKDGRDGAVTVYQDVDLYTSVLEEGDVVNYQVKPDRYAWLQIAQGIVNLNGEELRAGDGVQINGEEQLEISTDIGGEILLFDLG; encoded by the coding sequence ATGTCTCAAAATACAATTACTCATTTAATTCATGATAGAAATGCTCGCGGTCATGCTCAGTTTGGCTGGCTTGATAGTTATCACACATTTTCTTTTGGTAGTTTTTACGATCCCGACCGTATGGGATTCCGCTCTCTGCGCGTAATTAACGATGATCGCATTGCTCCTGGTGCAGGATTCCCTACTCACAGCCATCGAGACATGGAAATTCTCACCTATGTCTTAGAAGGTGCGGTAGAGCATAAAGACAGCTTGGGTACAGGTTCAGTAATTCGTCCTGGTGACGCACAGATTATGAGTGCTGGTACTGGAATCAGCCACAGCGAATTTAATCCTTCGCCAACTGAACCATTACACTTGTTGCAAATCTGGATTTTACCTAATCAGGAAGGGTTGACACCAAGATATGAACAAAAACATTTTCCCTTAGAAGAAAAGCGCGGCAAACTCCGTTTAATTGCTGCTAAAGATGGACGTGACGGTGCTGTAACAGTTTACCAAGATGTAGATTTATACACCTCTGTTTTAGAGGAAGGTGATGTTGTTAATTATCAAGTCAAACCAGATCGTTATGCTTGGTTACAAATAGCTCAAGGTATAGTCAACTTAAATGGCGAGGAACTAAGAGCAGGCGATGGTGTGCAAATCAACGGCGAAGAACAGCTAGAAATTAGCACCGACATCGGCGGCGAAATCTTGCTTTTCGATTTAGGTTAA